One window of the Trifolium pratense cultivar HEN17-A07 linkage group LG2, ARS_RC_1.1, whole genome shotgun sequence genome contains the following:
- the LOC123905867 gene encoding meiosis-specific protein ASY1 isoform X1: protein MEEIHSEVTWEKEEEEEEEEEEQAQIDIWKYIFGVAEFSVVRCAIELGIADAIEKHKKPMSLIELSTTLKCDPSYLNRIMRFLVHRKIFKTIHNNHDTYPSYVQTPLSRRLIKNGEKSMAALFLVQSSPVMVAPWLSLSGRVLINGNPSFEKVHGEDVWGYGASHLDHSNLFNDAMACDAKIVVPAIVEGCSEVFDGVGSLVDVGGGNGTAMSILAKAFPWIHGINFDLPHVIEVAPKCHGVEHVAGDMFTSVPKADAVIIKVVAQKLKEAEITEQDSLLLTRNLLRIAIFNISYIRGLFPEKYFNDKSVPALEMKIKKLLPVDAESRRLIDWMEKGVYDALQKKYLKTLLFCVCEAVDGPMIEEYAFSFSYSDSEKQEVSMNINRTGSKKQGSFKCNSTTEITPQQMRSSACKMIRTLVQLMRTLEKMPEERTILMKLLYYDDVTPADYEPPFFRGCSEEEANHPWVKNPLKMEVGNVNSKHFVLALKVKSVLDPCEDDNEGIQDDMSDDSMHNNEYYDTDSEVDHSQGNHYFVAPIEKQQEQEDTGEIDEENTQDPVEDEQQLVRVKEWLNCCHLDTIDLTDVLSNFPDISVVLTEEIMDNLVKEGVLSKIGKDTYTIIKDKKSEYDFTTVKEEIDGQMPPVLDRALPAEDLIYMKALYHTLPMAYVSVTKLQSSFQGEVSQAAARKLLDRMTQDGFVEPKGSKRLGKRVIHSELTEKKLIEVQKALGVAEAMDVDHCEPNSKSKQSGYRINGSNRDISTCGVLHSIGSDLTRMKVTSDTNNTDSMSGLKTLKAKETGNTPTSRVGPVASRESFAHGKENSTANGNGIGNEGDAAETIICSKPSQEKRPRKTSAVKEPIHQNAKRQRSQAP, encoded by the exons ATGGAAGAAATACATAGTGAGGTAACATGGGAGaaggaggaggaagaagaagaagaagaagaagaacaagctCAAATTGATATATGGAAATACATATTTGGTGTTGCAGAATTTTCAGTGGTGAGATGTGCAATTGAACTTGGCATAGCTGATGCCattgaaaaacacaaaaaacccaTGTCACTAATAGAGTTATCAACAACTCTAAAATGTGACCCTTCATATCTTAACCGCATCATGAGATTCCTAGTACATAGGAAAATATTCAAAACCATACATAACAACCATGACACCTATCCTAGTTATGTTCAAACACCACTTTCTCGccgtttaattaaaaacggcgAGAAAAGCATGGCTGCTTTGTTTTTAGTACAGAGCAGTCCTGTAATGGTAGCACCTTGGCTTAGTTTAAGTGGTCGTGTTTTGATTAATGGCAATCCTTCTTTTGAGAAGGTTCATGGTGAAGATGTGTGGGGTTATGGTGCTTCACATCTTGATCATAGTAATCTTTTTAATGATGCTATGGCTTGTGATGCTAAAATTGTTGTGCCAGCAATTGTTGAAGGTTGTAGTGAGGTTTTTGATGGTGTTGGATCCTTGGTGGATGTTGGTGGAGGGAATGGTACAGCCATGAGTATTCTTGCTAAGGCTTTTCCTTGGATTCATGGAATTAATTTTGATCTTCCTCATGTTATTGAGGTGGCTCCAAAGTGTCATGGGGTGGAACATGTGGCAGGTGACATGTTTACAAGTGTTCCCAAAGCTGATGCTGTAATTATTAAG GTTGTTGCACAGAAACTCAAGGAAGCTGAAATCACCGAGCAGGATTCACTTCTTCTG ACAAGGAACCTGCTCCGAATTGCCATATTCAACATTAGCTATATCAGAGGACTATTTCCTGAGAAGTACTTCAATGACAAATCTGTTCCTGCATTAG AGATGAAGATCAAAAAGCTGTTGCCAGTGGATGCTGAGTCTCGTAGACTGATTGATTGGATGGAGAAAG GTGTGTATGATGCCTTACAGAAGAAATACCTGAAGACACTTCTATTCTGTGTGTGCGAAGCAGTGGATGGACCGATGATTGAGGAATATGCAT TTTCCTTTAGCTACTCGGATTCTGAGAAGCAAGAGGTGTCTATGAATATCAACCGCACCGGAAGCAAAAAGCAGGGGTCCTTCAAGTGTAACTCGACTACTGAGATTACTCCCCAGCAGATGAg GAGTTCTGCTTGTAAAATGATAAGGACTCTAGTTCAGTTGATGAGAACTCTGGAGAAAATGCCAGAAGAG CGCACCATTCTGATGAAGCTCCTCTACTATGATGATGTGACG CCAGCGGATTATGAGCCTCCTTTCTTCAGGGGCTGCAGTGAAGAAGAAGCGAATCATCCTTGGGTGAAAAATCCATTGAAAATGGAGGTCGGCAATGTGAACAGCAAGCATTTTGTATTAGCTCTGAAG GTGAAGAGTGTGCTTGACCCTTGTGAGGATGACAATGAGGGAATCCAAGATGATATGAGTGATGATTCTATGCACAATAATGAGTATTATGATACTGACAGTGAA GTTGATCATTCTCAAGGGAATCACTATTTTGTTGCACCCATAG AGAAACAGCAAGAGCAGGAAGATACTGGCGAGATTGATGAAG AAAATACCCAGGACCCGGTTGAAGATGAGCAACAATTGGTCCGCGTTAAGGAATGGCTAAACTGTTGTCACCTTGATACCATTGATCTTACTGATGTTCTATCAAACTTTCCAGACATCTCAGTG GTTCTGACTGAAG AGATCATGGACAACCTTGTCAAGGAAGGTGTACTATCAAAAATAGGGAAGGACACCTATACTATTATTAAGGACAAG AAATCCGAATATGATTTCACCACTGTGAAAGAAGAAATTGATGGTCAAATGCCTCCAGTCCTTGATAGAGCTTTACCAGCTGAAGATCTCATATACATGAAG GCTCTCTACCATACTCTTCCAATGGCATATGTGTCAGTCACAAAGCTTCAAAGCTCGTTCCAGGGAGAAGTTAGCCAAGCAGCGGCAAGAAAGTTACTTGACAGAATGACCCAGGATGGGTTTGTTGAGCCTAAAGGCAGCAAAAGACTAG GAAAACGTGTAATCCATTCTGAGTTGACTGAGAAAAAACTCATTGAAGTCCAAAAAGCACTAGGTGTTGCTGAAGCTATG gATGTTGATCACTGTGAACCAAATAGCAAATCCAAACAATCTGGTTACCGTATAAATG GAAGTAACCGCGACATCTCAACATGTGGTGTTCTCCACTCCATTGGATCAGATTTAACAAGAATGAAAGTGACATCTGATACAAATAATACTGACTCCATGAGTGGACTGAAAACGCTAAAGGCAAAAGAGACGGGGAACACCCCAACAAGCAGGGTTGGG CCAGTTGCTTCAAGAGAAAGTTTTGCCCATGGGAAAGAGAACAGCACAGCAAATGGAAATGGGATTGGAAATGAAGGCGACGCAGCTGAGACAATCATCTGCAGCAAGCCATCCCAGGAGAAGCGCCCCAGGAAGACAAGCGCG GTCAAGGAACCTATCCATCAAAATGCGAAGCGTCAGAGATCTCAGGCTCCATGA
- the LOC123905869 gene encoding REF/SRPP-like protein At1g67360, whose protein sequence is MTTKEMDAKVENQNRELKRLGFVKIAAIHTFVFVSYLYESAKKNSGSLRSAVETVEGSVTTVIGPVYNKFKGVPDEVLVFVDNKVDEATHKFNEHAPHIAKQLADQSKSLIQKVSYEAGKVVSVGRSAGPRAAVDYVATESKNLLLINSVKLWTVLNQFQPFHAVAEMAIPTAAHWSEKYNHTIKAMAEKGYSFVGYLPLIPINDISKAFKRGEVKEKKSA, encoded by the exons ATGACTACTAAAGAG ATGGATGCGAAGGTTGAAAATCAGAACAGAGAACTAAAGCGTTTAGGgtttgtgaagattgctgctaTTCATACTTTCGTGTTTGTTTCATATCTGTATGAATCTGCTAAGAAGAACTCAGGGTCTTTGAGATCCGCTGTTGAAACTGTGGAGGGATCTGTAACAACTGTTATTGGTCCTGTCTACAACAAATTCAAGGGTGTCCCTGATGAGGTCCTGGTTTTTGTTGACAACAAG GTTGATGAAGCTACTCACAAGTTCAATGAGCATGCTCCTCATATTGCTAAGCAGCTGGCGGATCAATCCAAAAGTTTGATTCAGAAAGTATCATATGAGGCAGGGAAAGTTGTGAGTGTCGGTCGATCTGCAGGACCAAGAGCAGCTGTAGATTATGTTGCTACAGAGTCCAAGAATTTGCTGCTAATCAATTCAGTGAAGCTCTGGACTGTACTCAACCAATTTCAACCATTCCATGCTGTGGCAGAGATGGCAATTCCCACTGCTGCTCACTGGTCTGAGAAATACAACCATACAATCAAGGCCATGGCTGAAAAGGGTTATAGTTTTGTTGGTTATTTACCTTTGATTCCTATTAATGATATATCTAAGGCATTTAAGCGGGGAGAAGTTAAGGAAAAGAAATCAGCATAA
- the LOC123905867 gene encoding meiosis-specific protein ASY1 isoform X3, producing MVVAQKLKEAEITEQDSLLLTRNLLRIAIFNISYIRGLFPEKYFNDKSVPALEMKIKKLLPVDAESRRLIDWMEKGVYDALQKKYLKTLLFCVCEAVDGPMIEEYAFSFSYSDSEKQEVSMNINRTGSKKQGSFKCNSTTEITPQQMRSSACKMIRTLVQLMRTLEKMPEERTILMKLLYYDDVTPADYEPPFFRGCSEEEANHPWVKNPLKMEVGNVNSKHFVLALKVKSVLDPCEDDNEGIQDDMSDDSMHNNEYYDTDSEVDHSQGNHYFVAPIEKQQEQEDTGEIDEENTQDPVEDEQQLVRVKEWLNCCHLDTIDLTDVLSNFPDISVVLTEEIMDNLVKEGVLSKIGKDTYTIIKDKKSEYDFTTVKEEIDGQMPPVLDRALPAEDLIYMKALYHTLPMAYVSVTKLQSSFQGEVSQAAARKLLDRMTQDGFVEPKGSKRLGKRVIHSELTEKKLIEVQKALGVAEAMDVDHCEPNSKSKQSGYRINGSNRDISTCGVLHSIGSDLTRMKVTSDTNNTDSMSGLKTLKAKETGNTPTSRVGPVASRESFAHGKENSTANGNGIGNEGDAAETIICSKPSQEKRPRKTSAVKEPIHQNAKRQRSQAP from the exons ATG GTTGTTGCACAGAAACTCAAGGAAGCTGAAATCACCGAGCAGGATTCACTTCTTCTG ACAAGGAACCTGCTCCGAATTGCCATATTCAACATTAGCTATATCAGAGGACTATTTCCTGAGAAGTACTTCAATGACAAATCTGTTCCTGCATTAG AGATGAAGATCAAAAAGCTGTTGCCAGTGGATGCTGAGTCTCGTAGACTGATTGATTGGATGGAGAAAG GTGTGTATGATGCCTTACAGAAGAAATACCTGAAGACACTTCTATTCTGTGTGTGCGAAGCAGTGGATGGACCGATGATTGAGGAATATGCAT TTTCCTTTAGCTACTCGGATTCTGAGAAGCAAGAGGTGTCTATGAATATCAACCGCACCGGAAGCAAAAAGCAGGGGTCCTTCAAGTGTAACTCGACTACTGAGATTACTCCCCAGCAGATGAg GAGTTCTGCTTGTAAAATGATAAGGACTCTAGTTCAGTTGATGAGAACTCTGGAGAAAATGCCAGAAGAG CGCACCATTCTGATGAAGCTCCTCTACTATGATGATGTGACG CCAGCGGATTATGAGCCTCCTTTCTTCAGGGGCTGCAGTGAAGAAGAAGCGAATCATCCTTGGGTGAAAAATCCATTGAAAATGGAGGTCGGCAATGTGAACAGCAAGCATTTTGTATTAGCTCTGAAG GTGAAGAGTGTGCTTGACCCTTGTGAGGATGACAATGAGGGAATCCAAGATGATATGAGTGATGATTCTATGCACAATAATGAGTATTATGATACTGACAGTGAA GTTGATCATTCTCAAGGGAATCACTATTTTGTTGCACCCATAG AGAAACAGCAAGAGCAGGAAGATACTGGCGAGATTGATGAAG AAAATACCCAGGACCCGGTTGAAGATGAGCAACAATTGGTCCGCGTTAAGGAATGGCTAAACTGTTGTCACCTTGATACCATTGATCTTACTGATGTTCTATCAAACTTTCCAGACATCTCAGTG GTTCTGACTGAAG AGATCATGGACAACCTTGTCAAGGAAGGTGTACTATCAAAAATAGGGAAGGACACCTATACTATTATTAAGGACAAG AAATCCGAATATGATTTCACCACTGTGAAAGAAGAAATTGATGGTCAAATGCCTCCAGTCCTTGATAGAGCTTTACCAGCTGAAGATCTCATATACATGAAG GCTCTCTACCATACTCTTCCAATGGCATATGTGTCAGTCACAAAGCTTCAAAGCTCGTTCCAGGGAGAAGTTAGCCAAGCAGCGGCAAGAAAGTTACTTGACAGAATGACCCAGGATGGGTTTGTTGAGCCTAAAGGCAGCAAAAGACTAG GAAAACGTGTAATCCATTCTGAGTTGACTGAGAAAAAACTCATTGAAGTCCAAAAAGCACTAGGTGTTGCTGAAGCTATG gATGTTGATCACTGTGAACCAAATAGCAAATCCAAACAATCTGGTTACCGTATAAATG GAAGTAACCGCGACATCTCAACATGTGGTGTTCTCCACTCCATTGGATCAGATTTAACAAGAATGAAAGTGACATCTGATACAAATAATACTGACTCCATGAGTGGACTGAAAACGCTAAAGGCAAAAGAGACGGGGAACACCCCAACAAGCAGGGTTGGG CCAGTTGCTTCAAGAGAAAGTTTTGCCCATGGGAAAGAGAACAGCACAGCAAATGGAAATGGGATTGGAAATGAAGGCGACGCAGCTGAGACAATCATCTGCAGCAAGCCATCCCAGGAGAAGCGCCCCAGGAAGACAAGCGCG GTCAAGGAACCTATCCATCAAAATGCGAAGCGTCAGAGATCTCAGGCTCCATGA
- the LOC123904910 gene encoding pectinesterase inhibitor 2-like has product MVVFFLCVVSSYATNDVDVQAICKKATDHTFCSTLLNSMPGGPGKDLSCLASYTLDVLRTNVSNTINIIEKQIAESGNDPKKQNKYKNCLSNLGLDDGALGDVDEAKQLLKDLDYNGVNMRISSLMSNVNDCSSEDSLPFDDTSSLSKQVGVVNQVAQIVLIISNVLLI; this is encoded by the coding sequence AtggttgtgttttttttatgtgttgtaTCCTCCTATGCGACTAATGATGTTGATGTGCAAGCTATTTGCAAGAAAGCCACGGACCATACTTTTTGTTCAACTCTTCTCAATTCAATGCCCGGCGGTCCAGGCAAAGATCTTAGTTGCCTTGCATCATATACCCTTGATGTGCTTCGTACTAATGTGTCCAATACGATTAATAtaattgaaaaacaaattgCAGAGAGTGGTAATGATcctaagaaacaaaacaagtacAAGAATTGTTTGTCTAATTTAGGATTGGATGACGGAGCTCTTGGTGATGTTGATGAAGCTAAACAACTCTTGAAGGATTTGGATTATAATGGTGTGAATATGCGTATTAGTTCTCTCATGTCCAATGTTAATGATTGTTCTTCAGAGGATTCACTTCCATTCGATGATACTTCTTCGCTTTCAAAACAAGTTGGTGTTGTCAACCAAGTTGCTCAGATTGTTCTTATTATCTCAAATGTGCTGTTAATTTAA
- the LOC123905867 gene encoding meiosis-specific protein ASY1 isoform X2 has translation MEEIHSEVTWEKEEEEEEEEEEQAQIDIWKYIFGVAEFSVVRCAIELGIADAIEKHKKPMSLIELSTTLKCDPSYLNRIMRFLVHRKIFKTIHNNHDTYPSYVQTPLSRRLIKNGEKSMAALFLVQSSPVMVAPWLSLSGRVLINGNPSFEKVHGEDVWGYGASHLDHSNLFNDAMACDAKIVVPAIVEGCSEVFDGVGSLVDVGGGNGTAMSILAKAFPWIHGINFDLPHVIEVAPKCHGVEHVAGDMFTSVPKADAVIIKVVAQKLKEAEITEQDSLLLTRNLLRIAIFNISYIRGLFPEKYFNDKSVPALEMKIKKLLPVDAESRRLIDWMEKGVYDALQKKYLKTLLFCVCEAVDGPMIEEYAFSFSYSDSEKQEVSMNINRTGSKKQGSFKCNSTTEITPQQMRSSACKMIRTLVQLMRTLEKMPEERTILMKLLYYDDVTPADYEPPFFRGCSEEEANHPWVKNPLKMEVGNVNSKHFVLALKVKSVLDPCEDDNEGIQDDMSDDSMHNNEYYDTDSEVDHSQGNHYFVAPIEKQQEQEDTGEIDEENTQDPVEDEQQLVRVKEWLNCCHLDTIDLTDVLSNFPDISVVLTEEIMDNLVKEGVLSKIGKDTYTIIKDKKSEYDFTTVKEEIDGQMPPVLDRALPAEDLIYMKALYHTLPMAYVSVTKLQSSFQGEVSQAAARKLLDRMTQDGFVEPKGSKRLGKRVIHSELTEKKLIEVQKALGVAEAMDVDHCEPNSKSKQSGYRINGSNRDISTCGVLHSIGSDLTRMKVTSDTNNTDSMSGLKTLKAKETGNTPTSRPVASRESFAHGKENSTANGNGIGNEGDAAETIICSKPSQEKRPRKTSAVKEPIHQNAKRQRSQAP, from the exons ATGGAAGAAATACATAGTGAGGTAACATGGGAGaaggaggaggaagaagaagaagaagaagaagaacaagctCAAATTGATATATGGAAATACATATTTGGTGTTGCAGAATTTTCAGTGGTGAGATGTGCAATTGAACTTGGCATAGCTGATGCCattgaaaaacacaaaaaacccaTGTCACTAATAGAGTTATCAACAACTCTAAAATGTGACCCTTCATATCTTAACCGCATCATGAGATTCCTAGTACATAGGAAAATATTCAAAACCATACATAACAACCATGACACCTATCCTAGTTATGTTCAAACACCACTTTCTCGccgtttaattaaaaacggcgAGAAAAGCATGGCTGCTTTGTTTTTAGTACAGAGCAGTCCTGTAATGGTAGCACCTTGGCTTAGTTTAAGTGGTCGTGTTTTGATTAATGGCAATCCTTCTTTTGAGAAGGTTCATGGTGAAGATGTGTGGGGTTATGGTGCTTCACATCTTGATCATAGTAATCTTTTTAATGATGCTATGGCTTGTGATGCTAAAATTGTTGTGCCAGCAATTGTTGAAGGTTGTAGTGAGGTTTTTGATGGTGTTGGATCCTTGGTGGATGTTGGTGGAGGGAATGGTACAGCCATGAGTATTCTTGCTAAGGCTTTTCCTTGGATTCATGGAATTAATTTTGATCTTCCTCATGTTATTGAGGTGGCTCCAAAGTGTCATGGGGTGGAACATGTGGCAGGTGACATGTTTACAAGTGTTCCCAAAGCTGATGCTGTAATTATTAAG GTTGTTGCACAGAAACTCAAGGAAGCTGAAATCACCGAGCAGGATTCACTTCTTCTG ACAAGGAACCTGCTCCGAATTGCCATATTCAACATTAGCTATATCAGAGGACTATTTCCTGAGAAGTACTTCAATGACAAATCTGTTCCTGCATTAG AGATGAAGATCAAAAAGCTGTTGCCAGTGGATGCTGAGTCTCGTAGACTGATTGATTGGATGGAGAAAG GTGTGTATGATGCCTTACAGAAGAAATACCTGAAGACACTTCTATTCTGTGTGTGCGAAGCAGTGGATGGACCGATGATTGAGGAATATGCAT TTTCCTTTAGCTACTCGGATTCTGAGAAGCAAGAGGTGTCTATGAATATCAACCGCACCGGAAGCAAAAAGCAGGGGTCCTTCAAGTGTAACTCGACTACTGAGATTACTCCCCAGCAGATGAg GAGTTCTGCTTGTAAAATGATAAGGACTCTAGTTCAGTTGATGAGAACTCTGGAGAAAATGCCAGAAGAG CGCACCATTCTGATGAAGCTCCTCTACTATGATGATGTGACG CCAGCGGATTATGAGCCTCCTTTCTTCAGGGGCTGCAGTGAAGAAGAAGCGAATCATCCTTGGGTGAAAAATCCATTGAAAATGGAGGTCGGCAATGTGAACAGCAAGCATTTTGTATTAGCTCTGAAG GTGAAGAGTGTGCTTGACCCTTGTGAGGATGACAATGAGGGAATCCAAGATGATATGAGTGATGATTCTATGCACAATAATGAGTATTATGATACTGACAGTGAA GTTGATCATTCTCAAGGGAATCACTATTTTGTTGCACCCATAG AGAAACAGCAAGAGCAGGAAGATACTGGCGAGATTGATGAAG AAAATACCCAGGACCCGGTTGAAGATGAGCAACAATTGGTCCGCGTTAAGGAATGGCTAAACTGTTGTCACCTTGATACCATTGATCTTACTGATGTTCTATCAAACTTTCCAGACATCTCAGTG GTTCTGACTGAAG AGATCATGGACAACCTTGTCAAGGAAGGTGTACTATCAAAAATAGGGAAGGACACCTATACTATTATTAAGGACAAG AAATCCGAATATGATTTCACCACTGTGAAAGAAGAAATTGATGGTCAAATGCCTCCAGTCCTTGATAGAGCTTTACCAGCTGAAGATCTCATATACATGAAG GCTCTCTACCATACTCTTCCAATGGCATATGTGTCAGTCACAAAGCTTCAAAGCTCGTTCCAGGGAGAAGTTAGCCAAGCAGCGGCAAGAAAGTTACTTGACAGAATGACCCAGGATGGGTTTGTTGAGCCTAAAGGCAGCAAAAGACTAG GAAAACGTGTAATCCATTCTGAGTTGACTGAGAAAAAACTCATTGAAGTCCAAAAAGCACTAGGTGTTGCTGAAGCTATG gATGTTGATCACTGTGAACCAAATAGCAAATCCAAACAATCTGGTTACCGTATAAATG GAAGTAACCGCGACATCTCAACATGTGGTGTTCTCCACTCCATTGGATCAGATTTAACAAGAATGAAAGTGACATCTGATACAAATAATACTGACTCCATGAGTGGACTGAAAACGCTAAAGGCAAAAGAGACGGGGAACACCCCAACAAGCAGG CCAGTTGCTTCAAGAGAAAGTTTTGCCCATGGGAAAGAGAACAGCACAGCAAATGGAAATGGGATTGGAAATGAAGGCGACGCAGCTGAGACAATCATCTGCAGCAAGCCATCCCAGGAGAAGCGCCCCAGGAAGACAAGCGCG GTCAAGGAACCTATCCATCAAAATGCGAAGCGTCAGAGATCTCAGGCTCCATGA